The segment CAGGCGGCCGGGAAAACACCGAGCCCCCGGCCGCGCGAACGCGGCCGGGGGCTCGGAAGGGATCGGGCCGTCAGGCCAGCAGCGCCGGGATCGTTCCCTCGTGCGCCGTACGCGCCTCGGCCAGCGGGATCGTGAACTCCCCCTGCACCTCCAGCGCATCGCCGTCGACCACACCGATCCGGGTCGCGGGCAGCCCGCGCGCCCCGCACATATCGGTGAACCGCAGCTCCTCGCTGCGCGGTACGGCGACCACCGCCCGCCCGGCCGACTCGCTGAACAGGAAGGTGAAGGCGGACAGACCGTCCGGGACGACCAGCCGCGCGCCGTACCCGCCGCGCAGGGCCGACTCCACGACCGCCTGCACCAGACCGCCGTCCGACAGATCGTGCGCCGCGTCGATCATCCCGTCGCGGGAGGCCGAGATGAGGATCTCGGCCAGCAGCTTCTCCCGGTCGAGGTCGACCGCCGGGGGCAGCCCGCCGAGATGGTCGTGGACCACCTGCGACCAGGCCGAACCGCCGAACTCCTCCTTCGTCTCGCCCAGGAGGTACAGCAGCTGCCCCTCCTCGGCGAAACCGATCGGGGTACGGCGGTTGACGTCGTCGATCACCCCGAGCACGGCGACGACCGGCGTCGGGTGGATCGCCGTCTCCCCGGTCTGGTTGTAGAGGGAGACATTGCCGCCGGTGACCGGCGTACCGAGGTGCAGACAGGCGTCCGCGAGACCGCGGGTGGCCTCGGCGAACTGCCACATCACGCCCGGGTCCTCGGGCGAACCGAAGTTCAGGCAGTCGGAGACCGCCAGCGGCCGGGCGCCGGAGGCGGCGACATTGCGGTACGCCTCGGCGAGCGCGAGCTGGGCGCCGGCGTACGGGTCGAGCTTGGCGTACCGGCCGTTGCCGTCGGTCGCCATCGCCACGCCGAGGTTGGTCTCCTCGTCGATCCGGACCATGCCCGCGTCCTCGGGCTGGGCGAGGACCGTATTGCCCTGGACGAAACGGTCGTACTGGTCGGTGATCCACGCCTTCGACGCCTGGTTCGGCGAGGAGATCAGCCGCAGCACCTGCGCCCGCAGCTCGGCCGCGTCCCGCGGCCGGGGCAGCGCGCCCGCGTCGTCCGCCTGGAGGGCGTCCTGCCACTCGGGGCGGGCGTAGGGGCGCTCGTACACCGGGCCCTCGTGGGCGACCGTCCGCGGCGGGACGTCCACGATCTGCTCGCCGTGCCAGAAGATCTCCAGCCGCTCGCCCTCGGTGACCTCACCGATGACGGTGGCGATGACGTCCCACTTCTCGCAGATCTCCAGGAAGCGGCCGACCTTGCCGGGCTCGACGATCGCGCACATCCGCTCCTGCGACTCGCTCATGAGGATCTCCTCGGGCGAGAGCGTGGCATCGCGCAGCGGCACGGTGTCCAGGTCGATGTGCATACCGCCCGAACCGGCGCTGGCCAGCTCGCTGGTCGCGCACGACAGACCGGCGCCGCCCAGGTCCTGGATGCCCGCGACGAGCTTCTCCCGGAAGATCTCCAGGGTGCACTCGATGAGCAGCTTCTCCTGGAAGGGGTCGCCGACCTGGACCGCGGGCCGCTTGGCGGGGCCCGTGCTGTCGAAGGTCTCGGAGGCCAGCACGGAGACGCCGCCGATACCGTCGCCGCCGGTGCGGGCGCCGTACAGGATGACCTTGTTACCGGGGCCCGACGCCTGCGCGAGATGGATGTCCTCGTGCTTCATCACACCGATGCAGCCCGCGTTGACCAGGGGGTTGCCCTGGTAGCAGGGGTCGAAGACGACCTCGCCGCCGATATTCGGCA is part of the Streptomyces qinzhouensis genome and harbors:
- the purL gene encoding phosphoribosylformylglycinamidine synthase subunit PurL, with protein sequence MSLDTVKHATGTPDTEQPWAELGLKQDEYSRIREILGRRPTGAELAMYSVMWSEHCSYKSSKVHLRQFGEKAPENDAMLVGIGENAGVVDVGQGYAVTFKVESHNHPSYIEPYQGAATGVGGIVRDILAMGARPVAVVDPLRFGAADHPDTRRVLPGVVAGIGGYGNCLGLPNIGGEVVFDPCYQGNPLVNAGCIGVMKHEDIHLAQASGPGNKVILYGARTGGDGIGGVSVLASETFDSTGPAKRPAVQVGDPFQEKLLIECTLEIFREKLVAGIQDLGGAGLSCATSELASAGSGGMHIDLDTVPLRDATLSPEEILMSESQERMCAIVEPGKVGRFLEICEKWDVIATVIGEVTEGERLEIFWHGEQIVDVPPRTVAHEGPVYERPYARPEWQDALQADDAGALPRPRDAAELRAQVLRLISSPNQASKAWITDQYDRFVQGNTVLAQPEDAGMVRIDEETNLGVAMATDGNGRYAKLDPYAGAQLALAEAYRNVAASGARPLAVSDCLNFGSPEDPGVMWQFAEATRGLADACLHLGTPVTGGNVSLYNQTGETAIHPTPVVAVLGVIDDVNRRTPIGFAEEGQLLYLLGETKEEFGGSAWSQVVHDHLGGLPPAVDLDREKLLAEILISASRDGMIDAAHDLSDGGLVQAVVESALRGGYGARLVVPDGLSAFTFLFSESAGRAVVAVPRSEELRFTDMCGARGLPATRIGVVDGDALEVQGEFTIPLAEARTAHEGTIPALLA